GCAGGGGTGCAGATCGAAAACGCGATCGGCACCGTGGTGCAAGGCAACTTCATAGGCACGGATGAAACCGGCGTGCAACTCGGTAGCCAGAATCGCGGCGTGTGCGCGTGCGACGGGGCTGTAAACACGCTGATCGGCGGACTCACCGCCGCGAAAGGCAATACCATCGGGTTCAGCCAGAGCAGCTTGATTGCCGTCGACGGCGCCGCCGGTACCGTCATCCAGAACAATCTTCTGGGCACGAACACAAACGGCGACTATCTGGGCGGCGTAGGCGTGGGGATCTGGGTAGAGCATACGGATCCGGCCCTGACGCCGACCCTCATCGGGGGCCTGTCTGACTGGGGAAACACCATCGGATCGATGGCCCATGGCATCTACATCGACCGCACAGAGGGCCACATCATTCAGGGCAACTTCATCGGAGTCACCCGTACGGGCCAACCTGTGGGCAATGTACGGGACGGCATCATGGTCACCGTGCCCTCGTTGGACATTACGATCGGCTATGGACCGCTGGCGACCATCCCGGCCGGCGCCCCGAAGGGAAATACGATCGCTTATAACGGCTATACCGGCATCACGCTCGCAGTCGACTCAACCGAGATAGCCAAAAAGATCGACATGCGCGGCAACAGCCTGTTCGCCAATACGAGCCACGGGATCGCCTTGCACGGCGGTCAGCTGGAGCCCAACGATGCAGTCGATGGCGACGCCGGCAACAACCGGTACCAGAATCATCCGGTGTTCGCGTGGGCAGCGATCAATGCGACCAACGGGAAGCTGAAATTCCGGTATTCCGTGCCGTCGCTGAACTTTTATGCCGCCTACCCTCTGAAGGTCGATGTGTACGTCGCGGATGACTCGACCAGCGGTGAAGGCAAGCGATACCTGACGACACACACCTATACGGCTGCGACGATGATGTCGGAAGTGAGCGTTGCCGTAGACACGACGGGCATGAACCTGAACCCCGGCGATTTCCTGGTGGCGACTGCGACCGACAACGTCGGCAACAGCAGCCAGTTCAGTCTGCCGGTCGCCATCGCCTTCCCAAGCGGCGGCTCGCGCGTGGCGGCGACAGCGGATGAGATGCCAGGCCTTTCGGTCGAGAAGGCGGGTTCCGGCGAAAAGGTGGCGGATGCCCTCGGCGCACCCTACCCCAACCCCTTCAACCCGCAGACAAGCTTCACCCTGTCGCTGGCCGAGGCGACCCACGCGCGGATCGCCATCTACGACCTCATCGGCCGGCAGGTCGCCCTGCTCCACGACGGCGAGCTGTCCGCCTCGACGCACACCTTCCACTTCGACGGCGCCGGCCTGGCCACCGGCGTCTACCTGCTGCGCGTCCAGACCCAGCGCTTCAACGAAACGCGCAGGCTGATCCTCGCGAAGTGATCCCGGCGCGCCCCATCGTCCACCGATCCGATCGGACGATGGGGCGCACCCCGGTCTTCGGTCCAAAATCCATCCCCACGCAACAGCGCGGGCGCAACGGCGTAGCCGGATTACACGATCCTGCCCCTGCACCCTGCCGCCATGCGTTTCCCGCTCTTCCTCGTCATCGCCGCCCTCAGCCTGACCACCTGCGGCGACGCGACCGGGCCGGCGGAGGAGGATTACGCCATCCTCTTCGTCGGCAACAGCCTCACGTACACAAACGACCTTCCGGGCATCCTGTCCGACCTCCTCGACGCCGCGTCCGACCGGGAGCGTATCGTGATCGAGTCCATCGCCGAGCCCAACTACGGGCTCGAGGACCACTGGGCGAACGAGGGAACGCGCAAGCGCATCAGCCGGGGTACGTGGGATGTGGTTGTGCTGCAGCAGGGCCCGTCGGCCACGGAAGGCCGGCCCTCGCTGCTCCAGTACACCGCGCTCTTCTCGGACCCGATTCGCGAAGGCGGCGGCGTGCCCGCCCTCTACATGGTATGGCCGGCGGCGGAACGCAGCTTCGACTTCGCCGGCGTACGCGACGCCTACCAGACGGCCGCCGTCGATGTCGACGGCTACTTCTTTCCCGCCGGGATCGCGTGGCAGGAGGCCTGGAAGGCCGACCCCGGCCTGGGCCTCTACGGCGCGGACGGCTTCCACCCCTCCATCTACGGCACCTACCTCGCCGCCGTGGTCATGTACGAACAGCTCGCGGGGCGCAATGCGCTGCTGCTCGACCTGGCGATCCCAGCGCGGTACGGCATCGACGCCGAAAAAGCCGGCATCCTCCACGCCGCCGCGCACGACGCCAACCTGCGTTATGCGCGGGTGCCGGACTCGAACTGACGGACGACGCCGGTCAGTCCTGCGCGAGATTGAGTCCGACGATGCCGAGGATGATCAACCCCAGGGAAACCACCTTCAGCGCCGTCACCGGCTCCTTGAACATCCAGATCCCCACGAGGACGGTCACCGCCGTCCCCACGCCGGCCCAGAGTGCATAGGCCAGGCCCAGATCGATCGACTTCACCGCGCCTGCAAGCGCTACCAGCGAAAAGAAAAAACACGCCACCATGGTGAGCGTGGGTCCCGGATGCGAACAGCCATCCGACATTTTGAGTGCCACCGTGCCCACGATATCCAGTATGATGGCGATGGTAAGTAATGCCCAGTGCATGATTCCCTGCGTTCAGTTGTAAATCGTTCTCGCATGCCCGCCGCGTGCCGGCCGGCGTGTTGGAAGAGCGCTCAGCAGGCGCTCCCCCGCTAAGGGCTCGCCTGCTCAGATCCGTCCCGCCGGGCCATCTCCCGAAAGGGATGCCCGGGACATGCTTTTCTTTATTGCGACAAGGATCTGCAAAACGTGCCAGACCCAAGATAGAAGCAGGGAACGCGGGCCGGGCGGATCAGCGGGCCAGGGCGACGGACGGGTCGAACGCGGAGGATCCGTACTTTTTTCTGTGAGATTTTTGGCCGATAGGATACTATAACAAATGCTTGGTGCTGATATTCCGTATTCGCAGACCTTCAACCATGCCTGATGCCGTCAAACGGACAGATCACCGCACTCCTGCAGCGCTACAAGGCCGGCGATGAAGAGGCGCTGGAAAGCATCGTACCCATCATGTACGATGAGCTTTACGAGGTCGCCCGCCAGCACATGCAGCGCGAGTTCCGCAAGGGCCATACCCTGAGCGCGACGGCGCTCGTGAACGAGGCTTATCTGAAGCTGGCCCGTCAGCACGACCTCGACGCGTCCCACCGGTGCGATTTCATGGCGATCGCGAGCCGGACGATGCGCAACATCCTCGTCGATCACGCCCGCTCCAAAAAGCGCCTCAAGCGCGGCGCCGGCCAGGCCGCCCTGCCGCTCGACGAGGCCGCGTTCCAGCTCACCGACCAGGAGGCCTCGGAAGTCCTCGAACTCGACGCGGCGATAGACCGCCTCGCGGCCCTCAACGAGCGGGCGAGCGAGGTCGTCCAGTTCCGGTTCTATGGCGGGCTCACGGTGGAGGAGACGGCGGAGGTGATGAACATCTCCGAACGCTCGGTGCAGCGGGCCTGGACGGTGGCCAAAGCGTGGCTTCGAAAGGAAGTATCGCAACATATCGGCTGATGCATCCGGCGTATGGCCGGTTTCGCGCCCGCGTGTCGCAATAGAAGACGCACCCTCCCGCCGGCACCCGCTGCCGCGCAGCGAACCCAACCGAACGTATGGATTACTGGAACAGACTCGAAGCCATCCTCCTCGCCGCACTCGAACTCGATGACGCCGATCGGCCCGGCTATCTCGATCAGGCCTGCGCCGGCGACGCCGCGCTTCGACAGGAAATCGAGGACATGCTCGCGGCCCACGAAGACGCGCAGGCCCTCTCGATCGAGAGCCGCCTGCTCGCCGATCGCCCCGAATTCCCTTCCCCCGAAGCCCTCATCGGATCCCACATAGGCCCCTACCGCATCAAACAGATGCTCGGCGAAGGCGGCATGGGGATGGTCTACCTCGCCACCCGCGACGACGCCCACTACACGCAGGATGTGGCGCTCAAGCTCGTCCGCCCCGGCTACCAGAACGCGGAGATCCACGCGCGCTTCCGGACGGAGCGGCAGGTCCTCGCGCGGCTGACGCACCCGAACATCGCCGCGCTGCTCGACGGCGGGATGAGCGCCGACGGCCGGCCGTATCTGGTGATGCCGTACATCGAAGGGACGCCGATCACCACCTACTGCGACGAGCAAATGCTGTCGATCGCCGACCGGCTCCGGCTCTTCCGCACCGTCTGCGCCGCCGTCCAGCACGCCCACCAGAACCTGGTGGTGCACCGCGACCTCAAGCCGTCCAACATCCTCGTCACACGCGACGGCACGGTGAAGCTGCTCGACTTCGGGATCGCCAAGCTGCTCGATCCGGAACAACTCGGCGTCTCGGTCGCCGTCACGCGTTCCGAACTGCGCCTCATGACGCCCGACTATGCGGCCCCCGAACAGGTCCGGGGCAGCGACGTGACCACGGCGACGGACGTCTACGCCCTCGGCGTGCTGCTGTACGAGCTCCTCACCGGCCATTCGCCCTATCGGATCGAGCGGCGCGTGCGGCAGGAGATCGAGCGCGTCATCCTGGAGGAAGAGCCGGCGCGCCCCAGCGCGGTGGTCACGGAAGTCCGCGCCCTCACCTCGTCCGACGGAACGACCCACAGCCTCCAGCCCGCCGAGATCAGCCGTTCGCGCCGCACCTCGGTGGCCCGCCTCCGCAGCGCCCTGCAGCAGGACCTCGACAACGTGGTCATGATGGCGCTGCGCAAGGAGCCGGAACGCCGCTACGCCTCGGCGGAGCAGTTCTCGGCAGACATCGAGCGGTACCTCGAGGGCCGGCCGGTCATCGCCCAGAAGGACACCCTCGGGTACCGGATGCGCAAGTTCGCCTCCCGCAACCGCACCGCGCTGAGCCTGGGCGCCGGCGCGCTGCTCATCCTCCTGGCGCTCAGCACGGTGACGACCTACCAGGCGCTGCGGCTATCCCGCCAGTCGACGGCCCTCGCCGCCCAGCGCGACCGCGCCCGCGACGAGGCCGACAAGGCGCGCCAGACGACCGATTTCCTCCTGAACATCTTCAACAAGGCCGATCCCAACGTCAACGAGGGCACGCCCGTCACCGCGATCGACCTGCTCGACGAAGGCACCCGGCAGATGCGCGTGGAGTTTGTGGATCAGCCCGACCTCAGGGCCGAGCTGCTGCTGGAAATGGGGCGTATCTACGATGAGATCGGACGTTATGCGACGGGCGACTCGCTCATTCACGAGGCGATCGACGTGCTGCGCGACCTGTTCGGTCCGGAACACCGCCGTTACGCGCTCGGCGTATCCCGCCTCGCCATGCACCACACCCTGACGGGCGAACTCGCTGATGCCGACTCGCTGTACGACATCGCCATCGCCATCCAGAACACGCTGCAAGGAGAAGATCGGAACGATCTCGCCAATACGTACATGTCGCTCGCAGTCGTCCGCTTCGAGCAGCGGCAGTTTGCGGTCGCGGAGTCGTTGTTCACGGTTTCACTGGACATCAAACGCGCCCTCTTCGGCGACGTGCATCACTCGGTGATGCAGGTGCTCAACGGCCTGGGCGGCACCCTGGTGGCCCAGCAGAAGACGGACGAGGCCGAGCCCGTCCTCCGCGAGGCCCTGGCGATCGCGGACAGCCTGGGGCTGGAAAAACAGCTGGCCGTGACGGCCACCAAGAACCACCTCGGCGCCCTCCTGATCGGACGCAAGGAATACCCCGAGGCCGAGGTGCTCTTCCGCGAGACCCTGGCCATCCGGCGCGAGTTGTACGAACCCGGACATCCGGCCATCGCCACGGCCGTCAATTCGCTGGCCGTGGCGCTGCAGAACCAGTACAAGTTCGATGAAGCCGAGCCGCTTTTTGCCGAATCCGTCGAGATCCAGCGCAAGGTGCCCGGCCCCCGCCTGGGCTTCGCGCTCCGGAATTTCGCGATGCTCCGACGGGACCAGAAGCGGTGGGACGAGGCCGAAGCCCTCTTCAAGGAGGCGATGGACGTGCTGGTCGAGCAATTCGGGCCCGACCACGCCCAGGTCCAGCTGACGCAGAGCCGGCTGGAAGAGTCCTACCGCATGCGGAAGGAGGATCAGGGCGGATGACCGCTTCGTCCTCGCAGGCGGACACCCTCAAATATCCGCATCCTTCTTCTTCACCAGGAACAGCCCCTCGTTGCCGCTGCTGACGGCGATGACGCCGCTCTTGAAGTAGGGATAGTTGCTCCAGGACCCGCCGAAGCCGGGAATGTCGTCCCCGTACGGAACGGTGTCGAACCGGGCGACCTCCGTCGGATTGAGCGGATCCGCGATGTCGAGGATGCGCAGGCCGGCGAGGTAGTTCGACTGGTACATCAGGTTGTCGCGGATGTACAGGTTGTGGTCGCTGGCGCCAGAGGCGAGGCGGAATTCCTTGACCAGGATCGGATCCTCGAGTTCGCGCACATCCCAGATCAGCGTCCGCGTGCTGTCGACGTAGCCGTACATCTCATCCAGCTCGTCATTCATGTAGAAGTAGCGGTGATCTTCGGAGAGCCACCCCTGATGGGTGTAGGCGAGGTCCGGATAGGTCACCTGCGCGAGCGTCGCCGGGTTCTGTTTGTCGGTCACGTCGGCGATGATGAACGAGGAGCCGTTCGAGTTGAAGCACACCTCGTGGCCGGCGTACTGCGTATCCGGCCCCCGATAGACCACGCACTGGGCGTCGTGTGTCCCACCGGCGCTGGGCTGCGCATAGCAGCCGGCGAACGTCGGATGCGTCGGGTCCTGGATGTTGATCATGTGGAGCTGACCGCCGCAGGTCTCCCCGCCGGCGCGGTTGCCCACCGCGTAGGCGAAGCCCGTCTCTTCGTTGATGACGATGTTGTGCGTGCTGTGCACGCCGGCGTAGTGAGCCGTCTCGGAGAACGAGACCGGCGCCTCGGCGGGGTTCACGTTCCGGAGCTGCCGCAGATCGAAGATCTGCACGCCGTGCTCGCCGGCGCCGTCCGCCACGATGAAGGCGTGGTCCTTGTATACCTTGATATCCCGCCACGTGCTACCGGGCGAACCCTCGGTGCGCAGCAATTCGCCGAGGTAGACCGGCGACATGGGGTTGCTGATGTCGACGAACACCGTCCCGTCCGTCCGGCCCTGGATGACGTATTCCTTGCCGGTTTCCGGATCGGTCCACCCCCACAGGTCGTTCAGCTTGACGCCGCGCTCGGTGGAGAGGTCCTTGACGGAGAGCATGGAGAGGAGGTCGACCTTGTCGCAGTCGAAGAGGCTGGCCTCGCCGTCCTGGCAGTCGATCTGTCCGCCTGTGATCGATTCCATGTGGGTGAGCGACGTCGCGAGCATGTTCGCCGCCGTCCACGTCGCCCCGTCCCGCTCGAACACGAGCGCCACGCCCTGCTCGTAGTCGGCCCGCGGCGATCCCACGACCGCCACCTCGCCGGCCAGCCCGAGGCCCATCCCGAAGCCGTCGGCGGTGCGGTCGTCGATGGCGGCCAGTTCGCCGGCCGGCTCCCAGGAGCCCGCCCGGAAGAGATGCACCGTCCCGCCGCCGCGATTACCGACCATCAGGTCGTTCCCGGACACGAGCACGCGGCCGCCGAAGCCGCCGCGCGGCCGGCGTCCCGGCGTTTCCTCCTCGGCGGCGGCCGTGACCCGCGCGCTTTCCACCCAGCTATCACCCGAGCGCTCCATCACCCGCACCGCGCCGCCGGCGACACCCGGCATCCCCAGCAGCACGTGGGGGCCGTGGATCGCCACATCGTAGCCCTGCGCGCTCTTCTCTTCGCTCGCCTCGATCCGCGTGGACTTCCAGACACCGGCAGCGGCATCATAGTCGAAGACATAGGCGCTGCCCGTGCCGTCGCCGGCGCGCCACGCGCCGACCACCAGCCGGTCGCCCTCGGCCGCCAGGGCGTATCCGAAGGCGTCGCCTTCCAGCGCCTCATCCGGTTTGAGCACCGTGTCCTGCATCCACATCCCGTGTTCTTTTTCGAAGACGTGGACCTGGCCGCTGAAGCGCTCGGCATCAAACGCGGTGACGAAGATGCGACCGTTCGCCATGGCGATGGCGCTGGTCCGGTTGGCGGCGCGTTCGACGGCGCCGGCGAAGAGCGCGCCGTCCGGCAGCGCGGTCGGCTTGAGCACGCCCGACGGGCTCCAGGAGCCGTCCGCCTGCTTCTCGTAGAGATAGGCCGCGCCGAGCCCGGGCGCCCCGATGACCAGCATGTTATCCTGCACGAGAATCGCCCGCCCGAAGACGTCGCCGATGCGTCCGTCCGGCGCCTGAAACTCGCCGGCTTCGACCCATTGCCCCGCGCTGTTGCGGGTATAGCGATACACCGATCCCGGCAATTCGTCGCCCTCGGGCCATCCCACCGGAGCGGAACCGACGAACAGTTCGCCAGCGCCGACGGCCGAAACACCGCCGAAGCCGGCGCCGGAGGGCCGGAGGCCGGTGTACATCGTCTGGGCGGAAACCGGAGCAACCAGCAACGAAGCAACTAGGACGAGGAGATAGCGCATGATATTTTTTAGGGTATTGATGGGATCAGCATGAGGAAATATAAGGCAATCCCACGAATTCCGTAGGGCCACGATATATCGAGGCCGGGATTGCATGATGGCTGGCCGTGTATCGTGGACAGCATTGCATGATGGCAGGCCATGCATCGTCGGCAACGTTGCACCATATCCCACCCATGAGCTGCCACCGTATGTTGGCCATGGAACGGTGTCGTACATTGACGGGTCAGGATGATCCCATCCGACCCAGCGTAAATCGGCCACGACCTAACGATGCGCTCGCTATGAAACGCAGCGGGGCCACGGACTTTCTTGACCCCGCGTCCATTGCACCGAACACGGGATATGCCTCACCGCCATACCGCGAACACCCTCGTCGCGACGGTCGACACCGCCGCCGCACACCTCATCCAGCTCGACGACGCCACGGTTCGCATCCGGCCGGCGCCGGAGAAATGGTCCATCGCCGAGATTCTCGGGCACCTGCTGGACTCCGCCGTCAACAACCACCACCGATTCATCCGGGCCCAGCAGGACGACCCGCTGGTTTTCCCGCGCTACGAGCAGGACTTCTGGGTCGAGGCCCAGGACTTCCCCGGACGCCCCTGGGGTGAACTCGTCGCGTTGTGGCGGCTCTACAACCACCACCTCGCCCACGTCATGCGCCGGGTGCCGGCGGACCGCCTGGGCGTGGAATGCCGTATCGGGCCGTACGAACCGGTCACCCTCGGCTATCTGATCGAGGACTACCTTACGCATCTGGAGCATCACCTGCGCCAGATCGAAGCGCTGGCGAGCTGAGCCGCGGGGTCAGACCGTCGTCGGCTCGGGGTGCTCCCAGGGGCCGCGGTACGGCCGGCGCAGCTTGTGCGTCGCCTCCGGATCTCCGACCACCGTCCGCGTCACCGGATCGTAGACGAGCGGGCGCCCGCCGAGGCCCATGGACACATTCGCCATGATGCAGCTGGCCGACGAAATGTGGCCCTGCTCGATGTCGGCCACGGGCCGGCCGCCGTCGTCGATGGCGGCGAGGAAATCGATCATGTGCCGGCGCATCGCCGGCGCGGCGAAAAGCTCGATGTCTTTTTCGGTGAGATCTTCCGGATACTGCTCGCGCTCGAAGAGGCATTCCTGATCGATGCGCTCGCCGCGTCCGTCCGGGATGAACGTGTATTTCTGCGGGCTGGCCGCCAGCGTCCCCTTGTCGCCGTAGATCTTGTACGACCAGGGGTATTCCGGATCGGCCGGCGTCCCCCAGCTGCGGTGTTGCCAGACGCAGTTCAATTCGTTGTGCTCGAAGACGGCGTGCTGGGTATCCGACGTCGTCGCCTTGGACTCTTTCTGGACGTAGATCCCGCCCGTGGACGTGATGCGGTCCGGCCAGCCCAGGTTGAGGGTCCAGCGGACGGCATCGTACATGTGGACGCACATGTCGCCCATGATGCCGTTGCTGTACTCCATCATCGCGCGCCACCAGCCGCGGTGCGGGAGGCCGTCGTATGGACGCTTGGGCGCGGGGCCGGCCCACATCTCGTAGTCGAAGAAGTCGGGCACCGGCTCCAGCTCCGGCGCGCGGTTGGCGCGCATGTGGTAGTAGCAGCACATCTCGACGTGCGAGATCTCCCCGAGCATGCCGGACTCGACAAACCGCTCCTTCGCCTCGATCAGGTGGGGGGTGCTGCGGCGCTGGGTGCCTACCTGCACCACCTTGTTGTATTTGCGCGCCGCGGCCAGCATGGCCTCGCCTTCGATCACATCCACACTGACGGGTTTCTGGACGAAGACGTGCGCGCCGGCGCGGATCGCATCGATCGTCGGCAGCGCGTGCCAGTGATCCGGCGTGCCGACGAGGACGATATCGAACTCGTGCTGGGCCAGCATCGTCCGGTAGTCGCCATAGGTCTGCGGCTTATTGCCCGATTTCTGGCGCGTCGCGATGAGATCGGCGGCGGCGGAAAGCTGGTTTTTATCCGGATCACAGATGGACACCACGTCGATGTCGCTCACCTGCATCAACCGGAAGAGATCGCTCTTGCCGTACCAGCCGGTCCCGATCAAGCCCACCTTGCGCGGGGCGACCGGATAGATGGCGTCGAGCCCTCGGGCGCCCAGCATGGAGTAGGCCAGCGAGGCGGAAGCGGACTGCAGAAATCGGCGTCGGTTGATGTGGAAGGTTTTCATCGGTCTCCGGGATGGGGTTTGGCGTTCAGTGGAAAGTATGAAAGCGCCGATGAAAAAACAGCACATGCAGGTATGCCGGCGGGAAGCGAAACGTCTGGAAGAGAAAAGACGCGCACCCGCTCCTGCAACACGATGCCGGGCTTCACCTATATCCTCGCCAGCAAACCCTACGGCACGTTATACATCGGAGTGACAAACAACCTGCGCCGCAGATTGTCCGAGCACCGATCGCCCCAAAACCGCGGTTTTTCCGGACGCTACGCGGTGCATCGCCTGGTCTGGTACGAGGCATTTGACGACATCAGGGATGCGATCGACCGGGAGAAGCAATTGAAGAAATGGTACCGATCATGGAAAATCGCCCTGATCGAGGAGGTGAATCCAAAGTGGGAGGATCTCGCGGAGGACCTGTTATGAGTCCACCCGCACGCGTCATCCCCAGGGCACATCCTCGCGCATCGTCATCCTCGGGCACATCCTCGCGCATCGTCATCCCCAACTCGATTGGGGATCCATGCGACACGCCAAAATGGCAACACCTACGCCATGCGATCGGCACCTGCTTGGATCCCCACTTGCGTGGGGAGGACGAACCGGAAGCGGCACCTGCTTGGATCCCCACTTGCGTGGGGAGGACGAGCCGGACGCAGCACCTGCCTGGCCCCCACTTGCGTGGGGAGGACGAACCGGAAGAAGCACCTGCGGCCCCCCCGGTAGCGCGAGCCGTAGGCGACACCAGGACGCTCAGCTCACCAGCGAATCCACGATGATGTACCCGCCCGACTTCTGGTCGCGCTCGAGCTTGACGATCTTGTATTTTTCGGCGTCTTCCAGGAGTTCGCTGAACGAGCGGTAGCCGTAGTGGGATTCGGAGAAACCGGGCTTCCGGCGCTTCAGCGTCTGCTTGACCATCGATCCCCAGATCTTCTCCTGTTCGCCGCGCTCCTCGACCAGCGCTTCGTAGGTCTCTACCAGCAAGTCCATCGCCTCCTGCTTCGACTCATCCAGCACCGGCTCGTTTTTGGTCTTCGTGCCCCGCGCGGCAGTCTTGCGCGCCCTGGTCTCGGCGCGCTTCTTGGTGCGCCGGCCGTCGCGTTGCACGAGGTCGTCGTAAAAGATGAACTCATCGCAGTTGGCGGTCAGCAGATCCGACGTCGAGTGCCGCACCCCCACCCCGATCACGGTTTTGTTATTCTCGCGCAGCTTGCTGACGAGCGGCGAAAAATCCGAATCGCCGCTGACGATGACGAAGGTATCGACGTGCTCCTTCGTGTAGCACAGGTCCAGCGCGTCGACCACCATGCGGATATCCGCCGAGTTCTTGCCGGACTGCCGGACGTGCGGGATCTCGATCAGCTCAAACGAGGACTCGTGCATCGCCGCCTTGAAATCCTTGTAGCGCTGCCAGTCGCAATAGGCCTTTTTGACGACAATATTGCCCTTGAGCAGCAGGCGCTCCAGGACTTTCACGATGTCGAACTGCGCCTTGTCTGCCTCGCGAACGCCGATCGCGACGTTTTCAAAGTCGCAGAAAACGGCCATGATCTTGGTTTCGTCGGAGACGGACATAACGGCGAGGGTGCTGTGTTGAAAAGGTTTTCGGTTCCATAGCGCCAGGTTGACGTCAGGAACGTAACGCTAACCCGACCTGCCCTTTTCTGATCCATCGACCCCGTTTTTATGCGACTCAGGGCCAGAGCCAGCCGAAAACGCCGCCGGTGAGGAGCGCAAATACCAGCGCGTCGAATACCGACTTGAGCGTGGAGCTCCACTTCCGGCCATACCAGATCGAATTCTGGAGGAGAGCCAGTCCGTAGCCGGCGAAGGCTACCGTGCCGGTGATCCGAAACACCTCCATATAGTCCGCTCCAGGCCCAAAAAAGCGGCTGCCGAGATAGGCGGCGAAAAAACCGACCACGAGACAGTACCCAAACCACTGGC
This sequence is a window from Rhodothermales bacterium. Protein-coding genes within it:
- a CDS encoding NYN domain-containing protein; this encodes MSVSDETKIMAVFCDFENVAIGVREADKAQFDIVKVLERLLLKGNIVVKKAYCDWQRYKDFKAAMHESSFELIEIPHVRQSGKNSADIRMVVDALDLCYTKEHVDTFVIVSGDSDFSPLVSKLRENNKTVIGVGVRHSTSDLLTANCDEFIFYDDLVQRDGRRTKKRAETRARKTAARGTKTKNEPVLDESKQEAMDLLVETYEALVEERGEQEKIWGSMVKQTLKRRKPGFSESHYGYRSFSELLEDAEKYKIVKLERDQKSGGYIIVDSLVS
- a CDS encoding Gfo/Idh/MocA family oxidoreductase encodes the protein MKTFHINRRRFLQSASASLAYSMLGARGLDAIYPVAPRKVGLIGTGWYGKSDLFRLMQVSDIDVVSICDPDKNQLSAAADLIATRQKSGNKPQTYGDYRTMLAQHEFDIVLVGTPDHWHALPTIDAIRAGAHVFVQKPVSVDVIEGEAMLAAARKYNKVVQVGTQRRSTPHLIEAKERFVESGMLGEISHVEMCCYYHMRANRAPELEPVPDFFDYEMWAGPAPKRPYDGLPHRGWWRAMMEYSNGIMGDMCVHMYDAVRWTLNLGWPDRITSTGGIYVQKESKATTSDTQHAVFEHNELNCVWQHRSWGTPADPEYPWSYKIYGDKGTLAASPQKYTFIPDGRGERIDQECLFEREQYPEDLTEKDIELFAAPAMRRHMIDFLAAIDDGGRPVADIEQGHISSASCIMANVSMGLGGRPLVYDPVTRTVVGDPEATHKLRRPYRGPWEHPEPTTV
- a CDS encoding GIY-YIG nuclease family protein; its protein translation is MEGFHRSPGWGLAFSGKYESADEKTAHAGMPAGSETSGREKTRTRSCNTMPGFTYILASKPYGTLYIGVTNNLRRRLSEHRSPQNRGFSGRYAVHRLVWYEAFDDIRDAIDREKQLKKWYRSWKIALIEEVNPKWEDLAEDLL